TGTGAACGTTTTTCTATGTACAAAGCATACAACCTGCAACGGAATGTTGATTCGTGATGATAAAAATGGTAAAAGGTGAAGAGTAACTAGTAACTAACCACAAAGAAAGGAAAGGTTATTTAACAGTAGATGATATCAAGACTAAGTAGCGCGCGGCAATGATGATAAGATAATCATCCAGATACCATTAAATAAAATTAAATAAAAGGGTAATTCCAACAAAAATTCCGAGTATCCAATCTGCGTTGAAAGGCCATTCAGACCAAATAAGGATACCTAATATAATTCCTAAAATTCCACTGAATAATACCCAACCCCAGTTGCGAGCAGGACGCAAATCAAAGGCAATAAAAACTTGCAACGCACCTTGAACAAAGATCGTAATTCCGAGTATGAGTGTTAGGGTGATCGCTCCTGAAAGGATATTGGTTAAAACAACAAGCCCAGCCACAAAATAGAAGATGCTCAACAGCAGTTTCCAGACAAACTGACCTGCTCCTCGCGATCCAAAAGCATATATAAACTGAGCAATTCCAGCGAAAATAACAATCCAGCCAAATGCGATTGTCGAAGCAATGGTTGCATAAACAGGTCGAGCAATAGCGGCTAGCCCGATAATGACTAATAAGATCCCAACTACTATACCGATTCCTGAGCCAGCATTACGTTCTCTATCACTCACTTCAGGATCTGTAGTTCTCATTCAAATCTCCTTCTGTTTAATTTAAGCCTCTTTAGCCAGTAGATTTTTACTCATCTTTGCTAGCGTTTGGGTAAAAACATCTTTGGATTTTCGAGCGTAGTGTAGGTGTTAATGCATTCCCCCTTACCGATTGCAATTAGACACTCTACCTTTAACTTACCATTTTGGTATTATCGAGTTCGGGAACTTCTGACCCTTACGACAACTTGCAAGTAGAACTCTCAACTTCCTCCGCAAAACTCAGTAAATCAACGTGTTTGGGGTTTGCCATTACCTCTTTTGCCGCTAGCAAGCCGGCGATCATCCAAGTTTGATAAATTCTTGCTTCTTTATCAATTAAGCGCCCCTGCTTACCATCGTAGTCTTCAGGAAATCCATCCTCGATTAACCGAGTTTCAGCAAGCGCGATCGCGCGATAAGCTAATTCTTGCCGTTCTGTTTTTTTGTGCAGCGGTAGCAAATAGCCAAAGTAAAACAAGCCAGTCGAGCCACACCATCA
This region of Chroogloeocystis siderophila 5.2 s.c.1 genomic DNA includes:
- a CDS encoding HdeD family acid-resistance protein → MRTTDPEVSDRERNAGSGIGIVVGILLVIIGLAAIARPVYATIASTIAFGWIVIFAGIAQFIYAFGSRGAGQFVWKLLLSIFYFVAGLVVLTNILSGAITLTLILGITIFVQGALQVFIAFDLRPARNWGWVLFSGILGIILGILIWSEWPFNADWILGIFVGITLLFNFI
- a CDS encoding glycoside hydrolase 100 family protein — protein: MFYFGYLLPLHKKTERQELAYRAIALAETRLIEDGFPEDYDGKQGRLIDKEARIYQTWMIAGLLAAKEVMANPKHVDLLSFAEEVESSTCKLS